TCATCGGCTCGGTGTCGATGCCGTTGTCCACGTCGAAGAGATGGTGGTCGAACCAGCGGTGCAGGGTGGCCACGAACTCGGCGCGGTCGAGGTCGAACCCGTCGACGTGCCCGGCCTGATTGAGCCAGGCCTTCCGCTCGACGCCTGCCTCGGCGAGGGCGTCCCACCAGCGGCCGAACTGGCTGGGCGCCACGTTGACGTCGTGGAAGCCGTGCACCGCGAACACGCTCGCCCGCACTTGATCGGCGGCCAGCGTGTAGTCCCGCTCGATCCAGAAGTCGTTCCAGTCGCCGTCGGTGCCGCCCAACTCCTCCAGTTCCTCGGTCAGCGGTGCGCACAACACCTGGGCGCGCGGGTTGAGCCGATCGGGCGGCCCGCTGGACTGCGGGTACCCGGACCAGGTGCCGTGGGAGTTCCAGATCGGGTAGTACGAGCTGACCCCGCCGATCGGCACGACGGTGCGCAGTCCGTCGACTCCGGTCGTGGCCGCGCCGTTGGCCGCCGCCCCGTCGGCGGACTTGCCGATCATGCCGACCGCGCCGCCGGACCAGGACGCGGTCACCTCGGCGCCGCCGAAGGGAGCCTCGAAGCCTGCCGCCCGGCCGTTCAGCCAGTCGACGACGGCCGCGCCCGCGGAGATCGAGGCTTCTCCGCCGGTGTCCGGACAGCCGGAGGAGCGGTTGCTGCCGGTGTCGTCGACCAGGACGACGGCGTAGCCGCGCGGCACGAAGTAGTTGTCGTAGTAGAGCGGGAAGCCGATGGGAACGCCGTCGGAGTCGTAGGTCTTGAACTGGGCCTCGTTGCCTCGACCGCAGCAGGTGAAGTACGGGCTGACGTTCACGATCGACGGGATCTGCTCGCCGAGGGCCGCAGGCTCGGCGGGGCGGATCACGTCGGCGGCCACCCGGTCGTTCCTGCCGTCGCGATCGAGGTCCATGCCGAGGTCTACCCACACGGTCTCGCGGATCGCGTCCGCGTAGGAGTACACCGGCGCCGTCACCCCGTCGACCAGCACGGGGTCGAGGTGGGGTCCCCGGCCGGTTGTTCGGACCGGGTCGGCGGCCCGGCCTGTGGCGACCTGTTCCGAGGCAGGCGAGTCGTCGGGCGCGAGCACCTCCGTTCGTGGGTCCGGCGTCGTCGGAGCGGCTAGTGCCTCCGGGCCGAGGGCCGTCGATCCGAGGGCGGCGGAGGTCACCACGGCGGCGGAGAGCATCATCGTCGGAAATCTCGACCGCAGGTGTGTCATCGGTCTCCTCATCGGCTCAGTATCGAATCGGAGATCTCGGGTTCCTACGTCCATTCGGGTGGATGGTCGACCGTGCAACCATCGTGCGGTCCGGCGGGATCGGCGACCGGCCGGCGGGCCTCGCAGCTGATCGAGGAGCCGTCCGGCCCCGATCGTGCGCCGACCGACCGACAGATCGCACCCGCGCACCGCGCAGGTCTGCCGTGTCCTTCGCCCCCGACACCTGGCCGGACTCGGCGGCGGTGCCCGCGCGCAGTCGCCGCCCGTCACCCATGGTCGCCGCCGCCGCACGGTGCGCGGCGGCGGGATGACGGCGGGTCTGTCGTGCGTTGTGCAGTCAGGCGCTCGCGTGAACAGGCGCTCGCCGGGGCGCGTGCCGGGCGGCGGTGTCCCTTGAGTCCACCCGGCCCGGCGTGCCCGGCGGAGGCTTCATAGGGTGGACGCACCGGGACGACGGTCGAGGAGTTCACCTCGGCCGCCTCGGCGGTAGGGGTAAGAAGACGGAGGGCGCGAGGTGCGAGGAGAAGTCCGAGACCGTCGCGACCACGTCGTTTCCGGCTGAGCCGAGCGTCGACGAGAGTCGACGAGGGTGCCAGGGCAGCCGGCGAATCGGTGGACAGGAGAGGGTCGTAGGCATGAGCACGCACTTTGACGTTGTGGTCCTGGGCGCGGGGCCAGGCGGTTACGTCGCCGCGATCCGGGCTGCTCAGCTGGGACTCAAGACGGCGATCATCGAGGAGCGCTACTGGGGCGGGGTCTGCCTCAACGTCGGCTGCATCCCGTCGAAGGCCCTGCTGCGCAACGCCGAGCTCGCGCACATCTTCAAGCACGAGGCCAAGACGTTCGGCATCACCACGACCGGTGAGGTCGACTTCGACTACGGCGCCGCCTACACGCGGAGCCGCAAGGTCGCGGACGGGCGCGTCAAGGGCGTCCACTTCCTGATGAAGAAGAACTCGATCACCCAGTTCAAGGGTCGGGGCAGCTTCACCGACGCGAACACCCTCGAGGTGAGTCTGACCGACGGCGGCACCGAGACGGTCACCTTCGACAACTGCATCATCGCGGCGGGCGCCACCACCCGGCTGCTGCCCGGCACCTCGCTGAGCGAGCGGGTCGTGACCTACGAGGAGCAGATCCTCAGCGACACCCTGCCGGCGAGCATCATCATCGCGGGCGCGGGCGCCATCGGCGTCGAGTTCGCGTATGTGCTGCACAACTACGGCGTCAAGGTCACGATCGTGGAGTTCCTCGATCGCGTGGTTCCGTTGGAGGACGTCGAGGTCTCCACCGAGCTGGGCAAGCGCTAC
The Actinoalloteichus fjordicus DNA segment above includes these coding regions:
- a CDS encoding CocE/NonD family hydrolase; the protein is MTHLRSRFPTMMLSAAVVTSAALGSTALGPEALAAPTTPDPRTEVLAPDDSPASEQVATGRAADPVRTTGRGPHLDPVLVDGVTAPVYSYADAIRETVWVDLGMDLDRDGRNDRVAADVIRPAEPAALGEQIPSIVNVSPYFTCCGRGNEAQFKTYDSDGVPIGFPLYYDNYFVPRGYAVVLVDDTGSNRSSGCPDTGGEASISAGAAVVDWLNGRAAGFEAPFGGAEVTASWSGGAVGMIGKSADGAAANGAATTGVDGLRTVVPIGGVSSYYPIWNSHGTWSGYPQSSGPPDRLNPRAQVLCAPLTEELEELGGTDGDWNDFWIERDYTLAADQVRASVFAVHGFHDVNVAPSQFGRWWDALAEAGVERKAWLNQAGHVDGFDLDRAEFVATLHRWFDHHLFDVDNGIDTEPMIRIEHAPDEWADEADWPPASTRLHTLWPALGDGTGADSLVTTGPEPAAIRTFVDDPERSRHDRALDPEEQAGDRLVFLGEPLAEETRVSGTASVTVRVRSSTPLARVSAALVDYGPATIRDHAGPGQGIRTLETRSCWGEGTEADSACYLDTETTTTRVDHQIIASAAADVGRFESPRYRVPLRPDRSYSRTFELSTTDHVIPAGHRLALIIAGTDAADTILPGERPEMTLELAGTSVSIPVVQDWATGGGGTEGSRIEKRDTGR